Genomic segment of Microcebus murinus isolate Inina chromosome 14, M.murinus_Inina_mat1.0, whole genome shotgun sequence:
agaccccgtctctaccaaaaatagaaataaattaattgaccaactaaaaatatatatacaaaaaattagccgggcatagtggcgcatgcctgtagtcccagctactcaggaggctgaggcagtaggatcgctgagccccggagattgaggttgctgtgagccaggctgacgccacggcactcactctagcctgggcaacaaagtgagactctgtctcaaaaaaaaaaaaatttatatgcaaTGACTTCAagtttttcaacttaaaaaaaaaaagcagaatttattttcttttaaattgcatCCAAACCAATttattgttgctttctttttctcaaaaaagatTGGAATCATGGCAGGTCCAGAAACTGATGCCCAATTCCAGTTCACtggtattaaaaaatatttcaactctTACACTCTCACAGGTAGAATGAATGTAAGTATCAATGATACCTGTAAGtacttatattttagaataatatagGTGTGACACAACTCTtgtttactttattttctctttttcagtgtGTACTGGCCACATATGGAGGCATTGCTTTGATGATCTTATACTTCAAGTTAAGGCCTAAAAAAACTCCAGCTGTGAAAGCAACATAAATGGTAAGAATTTgacatttaaaagtttataacttg
This window contains:
- the ATP5MK gene encoding ATP synthase F(0) complex subunit k, mitochondrial, producing MGVACRTPRGKAASSGWAEGRLRTLKDTGCGICGFREIGIMAGPETDAQFQFTGIKKYFNSYTLTGRMNCVLATYGGIALMILYFKLRPKKTPAVKAT